A genomic window from Haladaptatus caseinilyticus includes:
- a CDS encoding helix-turn-helix transcriptional regulator, whose product MRRLLAVGLITVLLIASLPTLGMTQSDAPTTPQTITTSQEFDDVEFHILVYDNASARWTFHYEKSLETKQERQQFEQFAKQFNSSDTELYRDFRNNAVELTSTANNRTKRAMGAENFSRRAYIGGGGLTDDTQRGVVEMSFRWDGFAYGKGNTLTIGDTFEGGLYLGQQQSIVIEPADGMRFKSAKPTKGRIVSGEKLATSDSVSWKGEREFSDQQPMVTFHLPANHSSPTAAPTTGAGGNPPGDGSQQPNAESPMMLFIAAVVLLIGLAAVFAWRQGNFDSFTSGQSTPSGGGGGGSPPAEPSAGASKPAVSDEELLTDEARVKKLLRENGGRMKQVNIVEETGWSKSKVSMLLSEMEDEGEISKLRVGRENIISLDGHEPDAAGSPLDR is encoded by the coding sequence ATGAGACGGCTCCTGGCTGTCGGCCTCATCACGGTGTTGCTCATCGCGTCACTCCCGACGCTCGGGATGACTCAGAGCGATGCCCCGACGACTCCGCAAACGATCACCACTTCCCAGGAGTTTGATGATGTCGAATTTCACATTCTCGTCTACGATAACGCATCTGCGCGCTGGACGTTTCACTACGAAAAGTCACTGGAAACCAAACAAGAACGACAGCAGTTCGAGCAGTTCGCAAAACAGTTCAACAGTTCTGACACCGAACTGTATCGGGATTTCAGAAACAACGCGGTCGAGCTAACCTCGACGGCGAACAACAGAACGAAGCGAGCGATGGGTGCGGAGAACTTCTCACGGCGCGCGTACATCGGTGGGGGCGGCCTCACCGACGATACACAGCGTGGTGTCGTGGAGATGTCGTTCCGGTGGGACGGTTTCGCGTACGGGAAAGGAAACACCTTGACCATCGGTGATACGTTCGAAGGAGGTCTGTATTTGGGACAACAACAGTCCATCGTCATCGAGCCGGCGGATGGAATGCGATTCAAATCCGCGAAACCGACCAAAGGACGGATCGTTTCGGGGGAAAAACTCGCAACGAGCGATTCGGTCTCGTGGAAAGGAGAGCGCGAATTCAGCGACCAACAGCCGATGGTTACGTTCCACCTGCCGGCGAATCACAGTTCGCCGACTGCCGCACCGACGACGGGCGCCGGTGGTAACCCTCCGGGTGACGGTAGCCAACAACCGAACGCCGAGTCACCGATGATGCTGTTCATCGCGGCAGTCGTACTGCTGATCGGCTTGGCCGCGGTGTTCGCGTGGCGACAGGGCAACTTCGACTCGTTCACGTCCGGGCAAAGCACGCCGAGCGGTGGTGGCGGGGGTGGCTCGCCACCGGCCGAACCAAGCGCCGGCGCATCCAAGCCGGCCGTGAGTGACGAGGAACTGCTCACCGACGAAGCACGCGTGAAGAAGCTTCTCCGCGAGAACGGCGGCCGGATGAAACAGGTAAACATCGTCGAGGAAACCGGTTGGTCGAAATCCAAGGTAAGTATGCTCCTCTCAGAAATGGAAGACGAGGGAGAGATCAGCAAACTCCGAGTCGGCCGCGAGAACATCATCAGTTTGGACGGCCACGAACCGGACGCCGCCGGGTCGCCGCTCGACCGATAA
- a CDS encoding metal-dependent hydrolase family protein, whose product MLVLRGGDVVDATGIREADVAVEDGKIVAIGDVPDGDEEIDASGKFVAPGLIDAHVHVMMDGRPDVTDVVDENETMLAYRAVANLAAALNSGVTTVRDLGAPTSLAIDARDAVEDGVIDGPRVVACGENVVMTGGHGHWFGREADGPAEITKAVREQLKRGADVIKCMATGGVLTEGAITGAPELDEDELTALVEAASAKGVPTAAHAHGAAGIKNAVRAGISSIEHGTFMDREAAELMAERGTYWVPTVKASHGILTEGVGAGIPKYAVEKGAEAAEAMDDAFEYAIDAGVKIAMGTDAGTPFNFHGDIPEELALMVEYGLTPEEALEAATVNAADLLGRTDVGLVEEGYGADLVVLDADPRDDVTIWQSPTHVVSHGNIAR is encoded by the coding sequence ATGCTCGTACTTCGCGGTGGGGATGTGGTGGACGCAACCGGTATCAGGGAAGCGGACGTTGCGGTCGAAGACGGCAAAATAGTGGCCATCGGGGACGTTCCCGACGGCGACGAAGAAATCGATGCGAGCGGGAAGTTCGTCGCACCGGGTCTCATCGACGCACACGTTCACGTAATGATGGACGGTCGACCGGATGTCACCGACGTCGTAGACGAGAACGAGACCATGCTTGCCTACCGCGCAGTCGCAAACCTCGCGGCGGCACTGAACTCCGGGGTGACGACCGTTCGTGACCTCGGCGCGCCTACGTCGCTCGCTATCGACGCGCGGGACGCAGTGGAGGACGGAGTTATCGACGGCCCGCGCGTGGTTGCCTGTGGCGAGAACGTCGTGATGACGGGGGGACACGGCCACTGGTTCGGCCGTGAGGCGGATGGCCCTGCAGAGATCACGAAGGCAGTCAGAGAGCAGTTGAAACGCGGTGCGGACGTCATCAAATGCATGGCCACCGGTGGCGTTCTCACGGAAGGTGCGATTACCGGTGCGCCCGAACTGGACGAGGATGAACTCACCGCACTCGTCGAAGCTGCGAGCGCGAAAGGCGTCCCGACCGCGGCTCACGCGCACGGGGCTGCTGGCATCAAAAACGCTGTTCGCGCCGGGATTTCGAGCATCGAACATGGGACCTTCATGGATCGTGAAGCGGCGGAACTCATGGCCGAACGAGGAACGTACTGGGTACCGACTGTCAAAGCGTCACACGGGATTCTGACCGAAGGCGTCGGAGCAGGTATTCCCAAGTACGCGGTCGAAAAAGGAGCGGAAGCAGCGGAGGCGATGGACGACGCCTTCGAGTACGCAATCGACGCGGGCGTGAAGATAGCGATGGGGACCGATGCCGGGACGCCGTTCAACTTCCATGGTGACATCCCCGAAGAACTGGCGTTGATGGTCGAATATGGTCTAACCCCAGAAGAAGCGCTGGAGGCCGCGACTGTCAACGCCGCCGACCTGCTCGGGCGTACCGACGTCGGGTTGGTCGAGGAAGGGTACGGGGCGGACCTCGTCGTCCTCGACGCCGACCCGCGTGATGACGTAACTATATGGCAATCGCCAACGCATGTCGTGTCACATGGCAACATTGCTCGCTGA